A part of uncultured Treponema sp. genomic DNA contains:
- a CDS encoding flagellar protein FlbB: MSNAKVLGKSILLIILIVVLVLFGLLWFDYLGIIQAKRAFAPLFKLAGLSPQTSVSASSSKELVEADLDNDRFAKRLEALDIRSQELAKREAEVKEREDANAQVAQELEDKEKTQAEREKTFNNLVKKYDDRSVNIEQIVANLNGMPPKSAVGILVEMDDQDVIDVLRRADEIAAASGESSTVAYWLSLMPSERAAEISRKMANKPLSIN; encoded by the coding sequence ATGTCAAACGCTAAAGTTTTAGGAAAATCAATTCTCCTCATCATTCTTATTGTAGTTCTTGTTTTGTTCGGACTTCTTTGGTTTGACTATCTGGGAATAATTCAGGCTAAGAGAGCTTTTGCGCCTTTGTTTAAATTAGCCGGGCTTTCTCCGCAGACTTCTGTCTCTGCTTCATCTTCAAAGGAACTTGTTGAGGCTGACCTTGACAATGACCGTTTTGCAAAAAGACTTGAGGCGCTTGACATTCGTTCTCAGGAGCTTGCAAAAAGAGAAGCGGAAGTGAAAGAGCGCGAGGATGCGAATGCCCAGGTTGCGCAGGAACTTGAAGACAAAGAAAAAACTCAGGCTGAACGTGAAAAAACATTTAATAATTTAGTAAAAAAGTACGATGATAGAAGTGTAAACATCGAGCAAATTGTTGCTAATTTGAACGGTATGCCGCCAAAAAGCGCAGTTGGAATTCTTGTTGAAATGGACGATCAGGACGTAATTGATGTTCTGCGCCGCGCCGATGAGATTGCCGCAGCTTCTGGTGAATCTTCTACAGTCGCATATTGGCTTTCTTTAATGCCTAGTGAGCGTGCTGCTGAAATTTCACGCAAAATGGCAAACAAACCGCTTTCAATAAATTAG
- a CDS encoding flagellar hook-length control protein FliK, producing MQALSLQIVNPQQERDVSVKKIPTAKSEDREPSFKEMVESASRKDRADNSPSKEKVQKVSKASDEPAANSVEEKSSTEIQNSSSAVFASFAVVQEPSVQEESFVNLDFQSELSSDSISEILPSSEQLAFLRSEDFSLENKTDDFSAENNFFLPLNEMQNLQAAQNLSVDEPEKFLETTKLAGHFSSSDEKSMLASLQSTPDEIAALQNSAELSQLGISLESGEKKTDFFKLELSSSDDNGAKEVPSLFENIFTVTDERSVEQKIADFKSEMKSDYSEQDNSLNLSLSLSENAKQNILASNNQSAGASGSTFQQMLSQQIQFNAPDFARAGNIVLQDNNSGSINMILKPENLGNVKINLHLSDNVITGQITVNSKEAFEAFKQNLETLKQAFQNSGFENANLSLSYADTSSGSFAQGERQQSSEQFFSNKVYGDYTSSAEISGAASSQAAYSADSDRKISVVA from the coding sequence ATGCAGGCATTAAGTTTACAGATTGTAAATCCACAGCAGGAACGCGATGTTTCTGTAAAGAAAATTCCGACTGCAAAATCTGAAGACAGAGAGCCGTCATTTAAAGAAATGGTGGAATCCGCTTCAAGAAAAGATCGGGCAGACAATTCTCCTTCCAAAGAAAAAGTTCAAAAAGTTTCAAAGGCTTCTGATGAGCCAGCTGCAAATTCCGTAGAAGAAAAATCTAGCACGGAAATTCAAAATTCTTCCTCGGCTGTTTTTGCTTCGTTTGCGGTTGTTCAAGAACCTTCTGTGCAGGAAGAATCTTTTGTTAATTTAGATTTTCAAAGTGAACTTTCTTCTGATTCTATTTCTGAAATTTTGCCTTCTAGCGAGCAGCTTGCGTTTTTGCGTTCTGAAGATTTTTCTTTAGAAAATAAAACTGATGATTTTTCAGCTGAAAACAATTTTTTCCTTCCGTTGAACGAAATGCAGAATTTGCAGGCGGCGCAGAATCTTTCAGTTGACGAGCCTGAAAAGTTTTTAGAAACCACAAAACTTGCCGGGCATTTTTCTTCTTCTGATGAAAAGTCTATGCTTGCGTCTTTGCAATCTACTCCAGATGAAATTGCAGCTTTGCAGAATTCCGCGGAACTTTCCCAGCTTGGAATTTCTTTAGAATCCGGCGAAAAGAAAACTGATTTTTTCAAGCTTGAGCTTTCTTCTTCCGATGATAATGGCGCAAAAGAAGTGCCGTCGCTTTTTGAAAATATTTTTACAGTTACAGACGAACGTTCCGTTGAACAGAAAATTGCTGACTTTAAATCCGAGATGAAATCTGACTATTCAGAGCAGGACAACAGCCTGAATCTTTCGCTTTCACTTTCTGAAAATGCAAAGCAGAACATTCTTGCTTCAAACAACCAGAGCGCAGGAGCTTCCGGCTCTACTTTCCAGCAGATGCTTTCTCAGCAGATTCAGTTTAATGCGCCTGATTTTGCACGCGCTGGAAACATTGTTTTGCAGGACAACAATTCCGGCTCAATAAACATGATTTTAAAGCCAGAAAATTTAGGAAATGTTAAAATAAATCTTCATCTTTCCGATAATGTGATTACAGGGCAGATTACTGTAAACAGCAAAGAAGCTTTCGAGGCTTTTAAACAAAACCTTGAGACTTTAAAGCAGGCTTTTCAAAACAGCGGATTTGAAAATGCAAATTTAAGTCTTAGCTATGCCGACACTTCTTCCGGCTCATTTGCGCAGGGAGAACGGCAGCAGAGCAGCGAACAGTTCTTTTCTAACAAAGTTTACGGTGATTATACGTCTTCCGCTGAAATTTCAGGAGCGGCTTCTTCGCAAGCTGCATATAGCGCGGATTCTGACAGAAAAATCAGCGTTGTTGCATAG
- the flgD gene encoding flagellar hook assembly protein FlgD — MDGIQLNTRLSDQEMAKLNMQVDSFNKSITIEGRKVQRDLGKDDFLKLLITQLSNQDPTSPMENTEFIAQMAQFSSLEQMTNMNQEFAKMNSMLVSSQAVGTIGKTVDIALGDTKTTGVVEAVTYGANPQVRVNNMYYDMKQISAVYGE, encoded by the coding sequence ATGGACGGAATTCAGTTGAATACAAGGCTTAGCGATCAGGAAATGGCAAAGCTGAATATGCAGGTAGATTCTTTCAACAAGTCAATTACGATTGAAGGAAGAAAAGTTCAGCGCGACTTGGGAAAGGATGATTTCCTTAAGCTTTTGATTACTCAGCTTTCAAATCAGGATCCTACTTCTCCTATGGAAAATACAGAGTTCATTGCGCAGATGGCTCAGTTCAGTTCTCTTGAGCAGATGACAAATATGAATCAGGAATTTGCAAAGATGAATTCGATGCTTGTTTCTTCACAGGCTGTGGGAACAATCGGAAAAACTGTTGACATTGCGCTTGGCGACACAAAGACAACTGGAGTTGTTGAAGCCGTAACTTACGGAGCGAATCCGCAGGTTCGTGTAAACAATATGTATTATGATATGAAACAAATCTCCGCAGTTTACGGAGAATGA
- the flgE gene encoding flagellar hook protein FlgE, protein MMRSLYAGVSGLQNHQTRMDVIGNNISNVNTYGFKKGRATFQDMISQQINGAARPTEEVGGVNPKEVGLGMSVATIDTIFTQGNLQTTGNTTDLAIQGNGFFVLKNGDETFYSRAGVFGTDSNGTLVNPANGLRVQGWMAEGVNGRQVVRTSATPTDLVIPVGQKDPPKATENVRYFCNLNKNTPEIPENPTADQVIEGTWQTEIDIYDTYGNAHQVQMNFAKVPGNPNQWTVTVNVDPDNAEFTQTRIGFGTTDGVQNTYTLNFDNTGKLQSVVDSAGNQSNPQGEIVLQASYAVADSNADANGNPYRQTFNLNLGTIGSMENTITQAASKSTTKANYQDGYKLGYLDNFKIDQSGIITGVYSNGSVRTIGQVAMASFTNQGGLEKKGDNTYAESINSGMANIGESGTQGKGSMLSGTLEMSNVDLTEQLTDMIVTQRGFESNAKTIQTGDSMLETVLGLKR, encoded by the coding sequence ATGATGAGATCACTTTATGCAGGCGTTTCGGGCTTGCAGAATCACCAGACAAGAATGGATGTAATTGGAAACAACATTTCCAATGTAAACACTTATGGATTTAAAAAAGGCCGCGCTACTTTTCAGGACATGATAAGCCAGCAGATTAACGGTGCCGCTCGTCCTACAGAAGAAGTGGGCGGTGTAAATCCTAAGGAAGTCGGACTTGGAATGAGTGTTGCTACAATTGACACAATCTTTACACAGGGAAACCTTCAGACAACAGGAAACACAACCGACCTTGCGATTCAGGGAAACGGATTCTTTGTTCTTAAAAACGGAGATGAAACTTTCTATTCACGCGCAGGTGTTTTTGGAACAGACTCAAACGGAACTCTTGTAAATCCTGCTAACGGACTTCGTGTTCAGGGCTGGATGGCAGAAGGTGTGAATGGTCGTCAGGTTGTGCGCACTTCAGCAACTCCTACAGACTTGGTGATTCCAGTTGGCCAGAAAGACCCGCCTAAAGCAACAGAAAATGTAAGATATTTCTGCAACCTTAACAAGAACACACCTGAAATCCCGGAAAATCCGACTGCGGATCAGGTTATTGAAGGAACTTGGCAGACAGAAATTGACATTTATGATACTTACGGAAACGCTCATCAGGTTCAGATGAATTTTGCAAAAGTTCCGGGAAACCCAAACCAGTGGACAGTTACTGTAAATGTTGACCCGGACAACGCTGAATTTACTCAGACAAGAATCGGCTTTGGAACAACAGACGGCGTGCAGAATACTTACACTTTGAATTTTGACAACACAGGCAAACTTCAGTCTGTGGTTGACAGCGCAGGAAATCAGTCTAATCCTCAGGGCGAAATTGTTCTTCAGGCTTCTTATGCTGTCGCTGATTCAAATGCTGATGCAAACGGAAATCCATACCGCCAGACTTTCAACTTGAACCTTGGAACAATCGGCTCAATGGAAAACACGATTACTCAGGCAGCTTCAAAATCTACAACAAAAGCAAACTATCAGGACGGCTACAAACTCGGCTATCTTGACAACTTTAAGATTGACCAGTCTGGAATAATTACAGGCGTTTATTCAAATGGTTCTGTCCGCACAATCGGACAAGTCGCAATGGCAAGTTTTACAAACCAGGGCGGTCTTGAAAAGAAAGGCGACAACACTTACGCGGAATCAATCAACTCTGGAATGGCGAACATCGGCGAAAGCGGAACTCAGGGAAAAGGAAGCATGCTTTCTGGAACTTTGGAAATGTCAAACGTTGACCTTACAGAGCAGCTCACAGACATGATTGTAACTCAGCGTGGATTTGAATCGAACGCAAAGACAATTCAAACTGGAGATTCAATGCTTGAAACTGTTTTAGGTTTGAAACGCTAA
- a CDS encoding DNA-directed RNA polymerase subunit omega yields the protein MIFPLEELAKFKGGMYAITVAASRRAYQLAKLAMIEDPAVSELVEDNDGKVVSLAARQLFSGEVKYAIEAPAR from the coding sequence ATGATTTTTCCACTTGAAGAACTTGCTAAATTCAAAGGCGGAATGTACGCCATTACTGTTGCTGCTAGCCGCCGTGCATATCAGCTTGCAAAACTTGCCATGATAGAAGATCCTGCTGTTTCTGAGCTTGTAGAAGACAATGACGGAAAAGTTGTAAGTCTTGCGGCTCGTCAGCTTTTTTCTGGTGAAGTTAAATACGCTATTGAAGCTCCGGCACGCTAA
- the miaA gene encoding tRNA (adenosine(37)-N6)-dimethylallyltransferase MiaA: MIPVIVVFAPTACGKTALAEDLFGKSSSFVFKGKAEVISADSQAVYKGLDIGTAKPTKEEQQEIPFHLIDVASPQEQFGLGNFLESADSLCAQIWSRKKIPLVIGGTGFYIRNFLLGSPSTPESRPEIRAQIKQKLSDLGKESLYAELKIVDPVSAKKININDEYRICRALEIFYSCGKPLSSFSLPCELRKQYNFCTLILNRSREELYKRIDLRVEKMFEAGLAQEVEALKKSGLTKDSPAMKAIGYSEFFIEGLSVEQIKEKIKFNSHRYAKKQYTFMRGIPGACIVDADDKEKIKQIISSFLSSVLL, encoded by the coding sequence TTGATTCCAGTAATTGTTGTTTTTGCACCAACTGCTTGCGGAAAAACTGCTTTGGCTGAAGACTTGTTCGGCAAAAGCAGTTCTTTTGTTTTTAAAGGAAAAGCGGAAGTCATAAGCGCAGACAGCCAGGCGGTTTACAAAGGGCTTGATATTGGAACTGCCAAGCCTACAAAAGAAGAACAGCAGGAAATTCCTTTTCACCTTATTGATGTTGCCAGTCCGCAGGAACAGTTCGGGCTTGGAAACTTTCTTGAGTCCGCAGATTCTTTGTGCGCGCAAATTTGGAGCAGAAAAAAAATTCCTTTGGTGATTGGCGGAACTGGTTTTTATATAAGAAATTTTTTGCTAGGCTCGCCGTCAACTCCAGAAAGTCGCCCGGAAATCAGAGCGCAGATAAAACAAAAACTTTCCGATTTAGGAAAAGAAAGTTTGTATGCCGAGCTGAAAATTGTAGATCCTGTGAGCGCAAAAAAAATAAATATAAATGACGAATATAGAATTTGCCGCGCCCTTGAAATTTTTTATTCATGCGGAAAACCTTTAAGCTCGTTCAGTCTTCCTTGCGAACTTAGAAAGCAATATAATTTTTGCACGCTGATTTTAAATCGCAGCAGAGAAGAACTTTACAAGCGCATTGATTTGCGTGTGGAAAAAATGTTTGAAGCAGGACTTGCGCAGGAAGTTGAGGCGTTGAAGAAATCAGGGCTTACAAAAGATTCTCCTGCAATGAAAGCCATTGGCTATAGCGAGTTTTTTATTGAAGGTCTTTCCGTGGAGCAAATAAAAGAAAAAATAAAATTCAACAGCCATCGTTATGCAAAAAAACAATACACATTTATGCGCGGAATTCCCGGAGCTTGCATTGTTGATGCTGACGACAAAGAAAAAATAAAGCAAATAATTTCAAGTTTTCTTAGTTCAGTGTTATTGTAA
- a CDS encoding HAMP domain-containing sensor histidine kinase — MKIKNQISLLITGILILPTLCMILFPIYTYYNSPRRFLMKGYKEIRKINEANLSESDWNQIQNYIEKIPPDVQILVFYNSKVILSTIPELKTGSTHNPKELFDFVQTTNSTYDYQFQSFFLEEQQKEARDGSHKNKGLIISRFDAKGKSSLKRIPKFMMHIFFVVLVFETLSITVIILIAKSVSNSIEIIQKATQKIANGELDTKLEISGRRNSNEILQLAEDLERMRKALKENLERRSRFIMGISHDLRTPVALIKGYSEAVSDGIVNSIDDIKKSVSIINTKAGLLESMINDLINYVKMDNTEWKKTLRPVELKLFLKDFAANMEGAAELYKRKISSSIEIEEQQVLMDKNLFTRALENIYGNALRYTNDGDSISLEAKKNSLGKIEISISDTGVGIPEEDLEKVFELFFRASNSRRENGMGIGLSVVKSIIDSHGWSINVKSKPNQGTTFTITLN, encoded by the coding sequence ATGAAAATTAAAAATCAAATTTCGCTTTTAATCACGGGAATTTTAATACTTCCAACTTTGTGCATGATTCTTTTTCCAATTTACACGTATTACAATTCCCCGCGAAGATTTTTGATGAAAGGCTACAAGGAAATCAGAAAAATAAACGAGGCGAATCTTTCGGAAAGCGACTGGAACCAGATTCAAAACTATATTGAAAAAATTCCGCCGGACGTTCAGATTTTAGTTTTTTACAACTCAAAGGTTATTCTTTCTACAATTCCAGAATTAAAGACGGGAAGCACGCACAATCCCAAGGAACTTTTTGATTTTGTGCAGACAACAAATTCCACTTACGACTATCAGTTTCAGTCTTTCTTTCTTGAAGAGCAACAAAAAGAAGCGCGCGACGGAAGCCACAAAAACAAAGGTCTGATTATAAGCAGATTCGATGCAAAAGGAAAAAGCTCGCTGAAAAGAATTCCAAAATTCATGATGCACATTTTTTTTGTTGTGCTTGTTTTTGAAACATTGTCAATCACGGTGATTATTTTAATTGCAAAGTCGGTTTCAAATTCAATAGAAATAATTCAAAAGGCAACACAAAAAATCGCAAACGGAGAACTTGACACAAAGCTTGAAATTTCAGGCAGAAGAAACTCAAACGAAATTTTGCAGCTCGCGGAAGACTTGGAGCGCATGAGAAAAGCGTTAAAGGAAAATCTTGAACGCCGCTCACGTTTTATAATGGGAATAAGCCACGACTTGAGAACGCCGGTCGCGCTGATAAAAGGATATTCCGAAGCGGTTTCAGATGGAATTGTAAACAGCATTGACGACATAAAAAAATCAGTTTCAATAATAAACACAAAAGCCGGACTGCTTGAGTCAATGATAAATGATTTAATCAACTATGTAAAAATGGACAACACAGAATGGAAAAAAACTTTAAGACCTGTTGAACTGAAATTATTTTTAAAGGATTTTGCTGCAAACATGGAAGGCGCCGCAGAATTGTACAAGCGGAAAATTTCAAGTTCAATAGAAATCGAAGAGCAGCAAGTTCTTATGGACAAAAATCTTTTTACACGCGCTTTGGAAAATATCTACGGAAACGCTCTGCGCTACACAAATGACGGAGACTCAATTTCACTTGAAGCAAAAAAGAATTCACTTGGGAAAATTGAAATTTCAATAAGCGACACTGGAGTTGGAATTCCAGAAGAAGATTTGGAAAAAGTTTTTGAGCTGTTCTTCCGCGCCTCAAATTCCCGGCGTGAAAATGGAATGGGAATAGGACTTTCTGTAGTCAAGTCAATTATAGACAGCCACGGCTGGAGCATAAATGTAAAATCCAAGCCGAACCAAGGAACAACTTTTACAATAACACTGAACTAA
- a CDS encoding response regulator transcription factor: protein MKTKILVIEDVPEMAELICMYLNNADFESLAFDTAEKALEKLNTGYSPALVILDLNLPGMSGFDFLKAFRKNYKATIPVIIVSARDADEDIIEGLGFGADEFVTKPFSPKVLVARVQSKLARLCATEASVEETINFGSYTLYCNSCILKKGAEKIPLSTKEYEVLEYLVKNNSKPATPEQVFNAVWKTPFGDMTAVGVYVQRLRKKIEENPANPKYIKTVFGMGYQFSMENNE, encoded by the coding sequence ATGAAAACAAAAATCCTTGTAATTGAAGATGTTCCAGAAATGGCAGAGCTGATTTGCATGTACTTGAACAACGCGGATTTTGAATCGCTGGCATTTGACACAGCAGAAAAAGCTCTTGAAAAATTAAACACAGGATATTCGCCTGCTCTGGTAATTCTGGATTTAAATCTTCCTGGAATGAGCGGATTTGACTTTTTAAAGGCTTTCAGAAAAAACTACAAAGCGACAATCCCAGTTATCATAGTTTCTGCGCGGGATGCTGATGAAGACATAATAGAAGGGCTTGGATTTGGCGCGGATGAATTTGTAACAAAGCCATTCAGTCCGAAAGTTCTAGTTGCAAGAGTTCAGTCCAAGCTCGCGCGTCTTTGCGCAACAGAAGCTTCCGTGGAAGAAACAATAAATTTCGGTTCCTACACTCTTTACTGCAACAGCTGCATTCTAAAAAAAGGAGCTGAAAAAATTCCGCTTTCAACAAAAGAATATGAAGTTCTTGAATACCTTGTAAAAAACAACAGCAAGCCAGCAACTCCAGAACAAGTCTTCAATGCGGTATGGAAAACTCCATTCGGAGACATGACGGCGGTTGGAGTTTATGTTCAAAGACTAAGAAAAAAAATTGAAGAAAATCCTGCAAATCCAAAATATATAAAGACAGTTTTTGGAATGGGCTACCAGTTCAGCATGGAAAACAATGAATGA
- a CDS encoding HD domain-containing protein: MTVEEIKKNTEINAFLNKGNEILGNLGFTDHGPGHCALVSERAGFILQEFGESKEKIELAKIAGYMHDIGNALNRNHHAEYGGLLANEILGKLDFSCEDRIEIVSCIANHDESTGGAFDKVSAALIIADKTDVRRNRVRTKEKSAFDIHDRVNFAVENSTLKINHEKGQISLNLQIDENICTMCDYFDIFLARMLMCRKAAEFFDCRFKLMANGSKVL; encoded by the coding sequence ATGACAGTTGAAGAAATAAAAAAGAACACAGAAATAAATGCGTTTTTGAACAAAGGAAATGAAATTTTAGGGAATCTTGGTTTTACAGACCATGGCCCTGGACATTGCGCCTTGGTTTCTGAACGTGCAGGATTTATTTTGCAGGAATTCGGAGAATCAAAAGAAAAGATTGAGCTTGCAAAAATAGCTGGATATATGCACGACATTGGAAATGCTCTGAACAGAAATCACCACGCAGAATACGGCGGACTTCTTGCAAATGAAATTCTTGGCAAGCTTGATTTTTCTTGCGAAGACAGAATTGAAATTGTTTCGTGCATTGCAAATCATGACGAGTCAACTGGAGGAGCGTTCGACAAAGTTTCCGCAGCCCTAATAATCGCCGACAAAACGGATGTAAGGCGAAACCGCGTAAGAACAAAGGAAAAATCTGCATTCGACATACATGACCGCGTTAATTTTGCAGTTGAAAATTCGACTTTAAAGATAAACCACGAAAAAGGTCAGATTTCCCTGAATCTTCAGATTGACGAGAACATTTGCACAATGTGCGACTACTTTGATATTTTCTTAGCGCGAATGCTCATGTGCAGAAAAGCCGCGGAATTTTTTGACTGCCGTTTTAAGCTTATGGCGAACGGAAGCAAAGTTCTTTAG
- a CDS encoding flagellar FlbD family protein: MIEVTRLNGKKYWVNPHQIESMEQNPDVTLALLSGKKIVVKESPEEIIERIVVYRKKIGMQEL; this comes from the coding sequence ATGATTGAAGTAACGCGTCTGAACGGAAAGAAATACTGGGTCAATCCGCACCAGATTGAATCTATGGAACAAAATCCTGATGTTACGCTTGCTCTTCTTTCAGGCAAAAAAATTGTTGTAAAAGAATCTCCAGAAGAAATCATAGAACGAATTGTTGTATATAGAAAAAAAATAGGTATGCAGGAACTTTGA
- a CDS encoding motility protein A encodes MDLATLIGFFGGLAMMAVGVFTSGGSIMGIIDIPSIFVTIGGSYFSLWICAPMNQIIGLFGIMGRAFKTYDYGEKTTVQNMVALSEKARREGILALEEGLDDLDDPFLKEGLRLMVDGNDGSAIRSILENEMAQAESRHMAWINVVIQWAGFAPGYGMMGTVIGLIGMLRNLEDKSALGPNMAVALITTLYGSMLANWLFGPLAQKLIMQNGNEMNVKEMVLEGILSIQAGDNPRILGQKLLTYLDPKSRKAIESDILKD; translated from the coding sequence ATGGATTTAGCTACTCTGATAGGATTCTTTGGCGGACTTGCAATGATGGCAGTTGGTGTTTTTACGTCCGGCGGATCCATTATGGGTATTATAGATATTCCATCAATTTTCGTAACTATTGGCGGATCTTATTTTTCTTTGTGGATTTGCGCCCCTATGAATCAGATTATCGGTCTTTTTGGCATTATGGGAAGGGCTTTTAAAACTTATGACTACGGAGAAAAAACAACAGTTCAGAATATGGTTGCCCTTAGTGAAAAAGCCCGCCGCGAAGGAATTCTTGCTCTTGAAGAAGGACTTGACGACCTTGACGATCCGTTCCTAAAAGAAGGCTTGCGTCTTATGGTAGACGGAAACGACGGAAGCGCAATCCGCTCTATTCTTGAAAATGAAATGGCTCAGGCAGAAAGCCGCCACATGGCCTGGATTAACGTTGTTATTCAGTGGGCTGGTTTTGCTCCTGGTTACGGAATGATGGGAACCGTTATTGGTCTTATTGGTATGTTAAGAAACCTTGAAGACAAAAGTGCGCTTGGTCCTAACATGGCGGTTGCTCTTATTACAACTTTGTATGGGTCTATGCTTGCGAACTGGCTTTTTGGTCCTTTGGCTCAGAAGCTCATTATGCAGAATGGAAACGAAATGAATGTAAAGGAAATGGTTCTTGAAGGAATCCTTTCAATTCAGGCTGGAGACAACCCTCGTATTCTTGGTCAAAAGCTTCTTACATATTTGGATCCAAAATCCCGCAAGGCAATTGAGTCCGACATCCTGAAAGACTAG
- the motB gene encoding flagellar motor protein MotB, whose protein sequence is MAKREKKEPEKPSTAWMGTYGDMITLMLCFFVMLYDPSESDAVQMAALQASLSNNNPGGGISVSPGSLANLGNVVSSLPSIEKGRALGPAMKKAISSFAPEVKSNKITITSDERGLVISLASDAFFEEGSAELNIEEARGTLLNLAKFFASPEVAGRRWRIEGHTDNKPVPASSIYPSNWELSAARAANVLHYLADFGVDEKQFSIAGYADTRPKLSNDTAEGRAYNRRVDVIVLDDGHF, encoded by the coding sequence ATGGCAAAAAGAGAAAAAAAAGAACCAGAAAAACCGTCAACCGCCTGGATGGGTACTTACGGAGACATGATTACTCTCATGCTCTGCTTTTTCGTTATGCTTTACGACCCTTCTGAATCAGACGCAGTTCAAATGGCGGCTTTGCAGGCTTCGCTTTCAAATAATAATCCGGGCGGCGGAATTTCAGTAAGTCCCGGTAGCCTTGCTAACTTGGGAAACGTTGTCAGTTCTCTTCCTTCTATAGAGAAAGGCCGGGCTTTGGGTCCTGCTATGAAAAAGGCGATTTCAAGTTTTGCGCCGGAAGTAAAATCAAATAAAATAACTATAACCAGCGATGAACGCGGACTTGTAATTTCTCTTGCATCCGATGCTTTTTTTGAGGAAGGCAGCGCGGAACTTAACATTGAAGAGGCTAGGGGAACTTTGCTTAACCTTGCGAAATTTTTTGCTTCCCCGGAAGTCGCAGGCAGAAGATGGCGCATTGAAGGACACACGGACAACAAGCCTGTTCCAGCTTCAAGCATTTATCCAAGCAACTGGGAACTTTCTGCGGCGCGGGCGGCAAATGTCTTGCATTATCTTGCGGATTTTGGCGTAGATGAAAAGCAGTTTTCTATTGCAGGATACGCGGACACTCGTCCTAAGCTTAGCAATGACACTGCGGAAGGCCGCGCTTACAACCGCCGTGTGGATGTGATTGTTCTTGATGACGGACATTTTTAG
- a CDS encoding flagellar basal body-associated FliL family protein, translated as MADESNADDLGDDIGAEVSTGKKSGIKGAFPQLLKFILIGVAAVIFIVTIVVVTTAILNKGGKTPSQSIPISEEYTVKRESYDWYTSLDQIRTSTSDPVPASVSVTIALGYKKEDKAASTEITERRIEIIDFLRRFFSEQTVEDLRPQNEEVLRQQIRDQINDDILSNSRIRDVRFTGKDVVQQ; from the coding sequence ATGGCAGACGAAAGCAATGCAGACGACTTGGGCGATGACATCGGAGCTGAAGTTTCAACAGGAAAAAAGAGCGGAATAAAAGGCGCGTTTCCTCAGCTTTTGAAATTTATTTTGATTGGTGTTGCTGCTGTAATTTTCATTGTTACTATCGTAGTTGTTACAACTGCTATTTTAAATAAAGGCGGAAAAACACCTTCACAGTCAATTCCAATCAGCGAGGAATATACTGTAAAAAGAGAATCTTATGACTGGTACACTTCTTTGGATCAGATTCGCACATCAACAAGCGATCCTGTTCCGGCGAGTGTGAGCGTTACAATTGCGCTTGGCTACAAAAAGGAGGACAAGGCGGCTTCAACTGAAATCACAGAGCGCCGTATTGAAATCATTGACTTTTTGAGAAGATTTTTTTCAGAGCAGACTGTTGAAGATTTGCGTCCGCAGAATGAGGAAGTTCTAAGACAGCAAATCCGCGACCAGATAAACGATGATATTTTAAGCAACTCCAGAATACGCGATGTTCGTTTTACAGGAAAGGATGTTGTTCAGCAGTAA